The following are encoded together in the Xanthomonas sacchari genome:
- a CDS encoding adenine phosphoribosyltransferase: protein MNDSSCCGAPSDAPAHWSDRIRDIADFPKPGIVFKDITPLLADGPDFASAVDALAQPWRGTPLDAVLGIEARGFILGAPLAHELRTGFVPVRKPGKLPAQTLAQDYGLEYGRDRIEIHADALQPGMRVLLVDDVLATGGTLLAALALAQRMGAEVVAATVLVELAGLGARARWPADIPLTAPLRY, encoded by the coding sequence ATGAACGATTCCTCCTGTTGCGGCGCGCCCAGCGACGCGCCAGCCCATTGGTCCGACCGCATCCGCGATATCGCCGATTTCCCGAAGCCGGGCATCGTGTTCAAGGACATCACCCCGCTGCTCGCCGACGGCCCGGATTTCGCATCTGCCGTGGATGCGCTGGCCCAGCCCTGGCGCGGCACCCCGCTGGACGCGGTGCTGGGCATCGAGGCGCGTGGCTTCATCCTCGGCGCGCCGCTGGCGCACGAACTGCGCACCGGGTTCGTGCCGGTGCGCAAGCCCGGCAAGCTGCCGGCGCAGACCCTGGCCCAGGATTACGGCCTGGAGTACGGCCGCGACCGCATCGAGATCCATGCCGATGCGCTGCAGCCGGGCATGCGCGTGCTGCTGGTCGACGACGTGCTGGCCACCGGCGGCACCCTGCTGGCGGCGCTGGCGCTGGCGCAGCGGATGGGCGCCGAGGTGGTCGCGGCGACGGTGCTGGTGGAATTGGCCGGGCTCGGCGCGCGGGCGCGCTGGCCGGCGGACATTCCGCTCACCGCGCCGCTGCGTTACTGA
- a CDS encoding superoxide dismutase yields the protein MAYTLPKLPYAYDALEPHIDAQTMEIHHTKHHQTYINNVNAALEGTEYADLPIEALVSKLKSLPENLQGPVRNNGGGHANHSLFWTVMAPNAGGTPSGDVGKAIDAELGGFDKFKDAFTKAALTRFGSGWAWLSVTPDKKLVVESTANQDSPLFEGNTPILGLDVWEHAYYLKYQNRRPDYIGAFFNVVDWKEVERRYHAAIG from the coding sequence ATGGCCTACACCCTCCCCAAGTTGCCCTACGCCTACGACGCGCTGGAACCGCACATCGATGCGCAGACGATGGAGATCCATCACACCAAGCATCACCAGACCTACATCAACAACGTCAATGCCGCGCTGGAAGGCACCGAGTACGCCGACCTGCCGATCGAGGCGCTGGTGTCCAAGCTGAAGTCGCTGCCGGAGAACCTGCAGGGTCCGGTGCGCAACAACGGCGGCGGCCATGCCAATCACTCGCTGTTCTGGACGGTGATGGCGCCGAATGCCGGTGGCACCCCGAGCGGCGACGTCGGCAAGGCGATCGACGCCGAACTGGGCGGCTTCGACAAGTTCAAGGACGCCTTCACCAAGGCCGCGCTGACCCGTTTCGGCAGCGGCTGGGCCTGGCTGAGCGTCACCCCGGACAAGAAGCTGGTGGTCGAGAGCACCGCCAACCAGGACAGCCCGCTGTTCGAGGGCAACACCCCGATCCTGGGCCTGGACGTGTGGGAGCACGCCTACTACCTGAAGTACCAGAACCGCCGTCCGGACTACATCGGCGCGTTCTTCAACGTGGTCGACTGGAAGGAAGTGGAGCGCCGCTACCACGCCGCGATCGGCTGA
- a CDS encoding ATP-binding cassette domain-containing protein, translating into MPLITLQNLDYSVGGPLLLEKTDLSIEPGERIALIGRNGAGKSTLMKLIAGELKPDDGEVRVQQGVRIARLEQEVPHGAAGSVFDVVADGLGELGHWLAEFHRLSHAAEFDGDALGAVQSKIDGANGWALDQRVSETLTRLELDGDAEFARLSGGMKRRVLLARALVSAPDLLLLDEPTNHLDIEAIDWLEGFLKGWNGSVVFVTHDRRFLRALATRIVEIDRGQVSSWPGDWANYERRREERLNAQAQENARFDKLLAQEEVWIRQGIKARRTRDEGRVRRLEAMRRERTQRRELGGNVRMEAAQGESSGKKVIEAKDLSFAFGARSMVRDFSTTILRGDRIGLIGPNGSGKTTLLKLLLGELPPDGGEVRAGTNLQVAYFDQYRATLREDWSAIENVAEGRDFIEINGKRKHVHAYLQDFLFTPERARAPITRLSGGERNRLLLARLFAQPSNLLVMDEPTNDLDVETLELLEELLGDYSGTLLLVSHDRDFIDNVVTSTMVMEGDGRIGEYVGGYSDWVRQRPAVPVSAMAVAKASATAAATAPVAATTEAPAPAPAKRKLSYKDARELEQLPARIEALEQQVAALTEAMTDPAFYQRDAAAVNAHTQALSQAQADLDAAYARWSELDG; encoded by the coding sequence ATGCCTCTTATCACTCTGCAGAACCTCGACTACAGCGTCGGCGGTCCCTTGTTGCTGGAAAAGACCGACCTGTCGATCGAGCCGGGCGAGCGGATCGCCCTGATCGGCCGCAACGGCGCCGGCAAATCCACTCTGATGAAACTCATCGCCGGCGAGCTCAAGCCCGACGACGGCGAGGTCCGCGTGCAGCAGGGCGTGCGCATCGCCCGGCTGGAACAGGAGGTGCCGCACGGCGCCGCCGGCAGCGTGTTCGACGTGGTGGCCGACGGCCTGGGCGAACTCGGCCATTGGCTGGCCGAGTTCCATCGGCTCAGCCATGCCGCCGAATTCGACGGCGATGCGCTGGGCGCGGTGCAATCCAAGATCGATGGCGCCAATGGCTGGGCGCTGGACCAGCGGGTCAGCGAGACCCTGACCCGCCTGGAGCTGGACGGCGACGCCGAATTCGCGCGGCTGTCCGGCGGCATGAAGCGCCGCGTGCTGCTGGCGCGCGCGCTGGTGTCGGCGCCGGACCTGTTGTTGCTGGACGAGCCCACCAACCACCTCGACATCGAGGCCATCGACTGGCTGGAAGGTTTCCTCAAGGGCTGGAACGGCAGCGTGGTGTTCGTGACCCACGACCGGCGTTTCCTGCGTGCCCTGGCCACGCGCATCGTCGAGATCGACCGCGGCCAGGTCAGCAGTTGGCCGGGCGACTGGGCCAACTACGAGCGCCGCCGCGAGGAGCGGCTCAATGCGCAGGCGCAGGAGAACGCGCGCTTCGACAAGCTGCTGGCGCAGGAAGAAGTGTGGATCCGCCAGGGCATCAAGGCCCGGCGCACCCGCGACGAGGGCCGGGTGCGGCGGCTGGAGGCGATGCGCCGCGAGCGCACCCAGCGCCGCGAACTCGGCGGCAACGTGCGCATGGAGGCCGCGCAGGGCGAGTCCTCCGGCAAGAAGGTGATCGAGGCCAAGGACCTGAGCTTCGCCTTCGGCGCGCGCAGCATGGTGCGCGACTTCTCCACCACCATCCTGCGCGGCGACCGCATCGGCCTGATCGGCCCCAACGGCAGCGGCAAGACCACGCTGCTGAAGCTGCTGCTGGGAGAACTGCCCCCGGACGGCGGCGAAGTGCGTGCCGGCACCAATCTGCAGGTGGCGTACTTCGACCAGTACCGCGCCACGCTGCGCGAGGACTGGAGCGCGATCGAGAACGTGGCCGAGGGCCGCGACTTCATCGAGATCAACGGCAAGCGCAAGCACGTGCATGCCTACCTGCAGGACTTCCTGTTCACCCCCGAGCGCGCACGCGCGCCGATCACCCGCCTGTCCGGCGGCGAGCGCAACCGCCTGCTGCTGGCGCGGCTGTTCGCGCAGCCGTCCAACCTGCTGGTGATGGACGAACCGACCAACGATTTGGACGTGGAAACCCTGGAGCTGCTGGAAGAACTGCTCGGCGACTACAGCGGCACGCTGTTGCTGGTCAGCCACGACCGCGACTTCATCGACAACGTGGTCACCTCGACCATGGTCATGGAAGGCGATGGCCGCATCGGCGAATACGTCGGCGGCTACAGCGACTGGGTGCGCCAGCGCCCGGCGGTGCCGGTCAGCGCGATGGCGGTGGCGAAGGCCTCGGCTACCGCCGCGGCGACCGCGCCGGTGGCGGCGACTACAGAGGCCCCTGCGCCCGCGCCGGCCAAGCGCAAGCTCAGCTACAAGGACGCGCGCGAACTGGAACAGTTGCCGGCGCGGATCGAAGCGCTGGAACAGCAGGTCGCGGCGCTGACCGAGGCGATGACCGATCCGGCGTTCTACCAGCGCGACGCGGCCGCGGTGAACGCGCACACCCAGGCGCTGAGCCAAGCGCAAGCCGACTTGGATGCGGCGTATGCGCGGTGGAGCGAGCTGGACGGTTGA
- a CDS encoding ribonuclease domain-containing protein, with product MRKPMLLIAAIVLLVGGLWGIRGLQHPPHQQFAPSLDAAAQAPYTAPGKPTPATDAATPDLPAFLPPEARATVALILRGGPFPHRQDGSVFGNRERRLPAQPRGYYREYTVDTPGLSHRGARRIITGGTPPQVWYYSDDHYASFRSFQVGTARPTR from the coding sequence ATGCGCAAGCCCATGCTGTTGATCGCCGCCATCGTGTTGCTGGTGGGCGGGCTGTGGGGCATCCGCGGGCTGCAGCATCCGCCGCACCAGCAGTTCGCGCCCTCGCTCGACGCGGCCGCGCAGGCGCCGTATACCGCGCCCGGCAAGCCAACGCCCGCCACCGACGCGGCAACACCGGACCTTCCCGCGTTCCTGCCGCCCGAAGCGCGCGCCACGGTGGCGCTGATCCTGCGCGGCGGGCCGTTCCCGCACCGCCAGGACGGCAGCGTGTTCGGCAACCGCGAGCGCCGGCTGCCGGCGCAACCGCGCGGCTACTACCGCGAATACACCGTCGATACGCCGGGCCTGTCGCATCGCGGCGCGCGCCGCATCATCACCGGCGGCACGCCGCCGCAGGTCTGGTATTACAGCGACGACCACTACGCCAGCTTCCGCAGCTTCCAGGTCGGCACGGCGAGGCCGACGCGATGA
- a CDS encoding alpha/beta fold hydrolase yields MTALVILPGLDGTSELLGDFVAEARRRFAQVTVVTYPRDRLASYAELEQLARQSLPQQRFVLLGESFSGPVAVSLAAQRPAGLAGLVLSTTFARNPVPALAPFATLARFAPAHRLPTAALRWSLLGRWSTPALETQLARTLRGIAPAVLRDRAASALRVDVSARLADIAVPTLYLRASHDRLMHRTAGATILAGIAGARCVELPGPHLLLQTAPAASTRAIADWLTTVG; encoded by the coding sequence ATGACGGCACTCGTCATCCTGCCCGGCCTGGACGGCACCAGCGAACTGCTCGGCGACTTCGTCGCCGAAGCCCGGCGGCGCTTCGCGCAGGTGACGGTGGTGACCTATCCGCGCGACCGACTGGCCTCGTACGCGGAACTGGAGCAGTTGGCACGGCAATCGCTGCCGCAGCAGCGCTTCGTCCTGCTCGGCGAATCGTTCTCCGGGCCCGTCGCCGTGTCGCTTGCGGCGCAGCGCCCCGCCGGGCTGGCTGGCCTGGTCCTGTCCACCACTTTTGCCCGCAACCCTGTCCCGGCACTGGCACCGTTCGCGACGCTGGCGCGCTTCGCACCGGCACATCGCCTGCCCACCGCCGCATTGCGCTGGTCGCTGCTCGGCCGCTGGTCCACGCCGGCGCTGGAGACGCAACTGGCACGCACGCTGCGCGGCATCGCCCCTGCGGTACTGCGCGATCGCGCGGCCTCCGCCCTGCGCGTGGACGTCAGCGCCCGCCTGGCCGACATCGCCGTGCCGACGCTGTACCTGCGCGCCAGCCACGACCGGCTGATGCATCGCACGGCCGGTGCCACGATCCTCGCCGGCATTGCCGGCGCCCGCTGCGTCGAGTTGCCCGGTCCGCACCTGCTGCTGCAGACCGCCCCTGCTGCAAGCACGCGCGCCATCGCCGATTGGCTGACCACGGTGGGCTGA
- the dbpA gene encoding ATP-dependent RNA helicase DbpA, which translates to MTDFATLSLSPALAPGIDALGYTRMTPVQAQSLPPILAGQDVIVQAPTGSGKTAAFGLGLLHKLDPALSRAQALVLCPTRELADQVGKQLRKLATGIPNMKLVVLTGGMPLAPQLASLEAHDPQVVVGTPGRIQELARKRALHLGGVRTLVLDEADRMLDMGFEEPIREIASRCDKHRQSLLFSATFPEEIRALARDLLKEPVEITVEGADSAPEIDQQFFEVDPTYRQKAVAGLLLRFTPESSVVFCNTRKEVDEVAGSLQQFGFSALALHGDMEQRDRDEVLVRFVNRSCNVLVASDVAARGLDVEDLAAVINYELPTDTETYRHRIGRTGRAGKHGLALSLVAPRETARAQALETEQGQPLRWSRAPLATARPAQLPQAAMVTLRIDGGKTDKLRPGDILGALTGDAGLSGAAIGKIAIYPTRSYVAIARAHAGKALAQLQAGKIKGRRFRVAKL; encoded by the coding sequence ATGACCGACTTCGCCACCCTCTCCCTCTCCCCGGCGCTCGCGCCCGGCATCGACGCCCTCGGCTACACCCGCATGACCCCGGTGCAGGCGCAGAGCCTGCCGCCGATCCTGGCCGGCCAGGACGTCATCGTGCAGGCGCCCACCGGCAGCGGCAAAACCGCGGCGTTCGGCCTGGGCCTGCTGCACAAGCTGGATCCGGCGCTGAGCCGCGCGCAGGCGCTGGTGCTGTGCCCGACCCGCGAACTGGCCGACCAGGTCGGCAAGCAGTTGCGCAAGCTGGCCACCGGCATTCCCAACATGAAACTGGTGGTGCTGACCGGCGGCATGCCGCTGGCGCCGCAACTGGCCTCGCTGGAGGCGCACGACCCGCAGGTGGTGGTCGGTACGCCCGGCCGCATCCAGGAACTGGCGCGCAAGCGCGCGCTGCACCTGGGCGGGGTGCGCACGCTGGTGCTGGACGAGGCCGACCGCATGCTCGACATGGGCTTCGAGGAGCCGATCCGCGAAATCGCCAGCCGTTGCGACAAGCACCGGCAGAGCCTGCTGTTCTCGGCCACCTTCCCCGAGGAAATTCGCGCGTTGGCGCGCGACCTGCTCAAGGAACCGGTGGAAATCACCGTCGAAGGCGCCGACAGCGCGCCGGAGATCGACCAGCAGTTCTTCGAGGTCGACCCGACCTACCGGCAGAAGGCGGTGGCAGGCCTGCTGCTGCGCTTCACCCCCGAGTCCAGCGTGGTGTTCTGCAATACGCGCAAGGAGGTCGACGAAGTCGCCGGATCGCTGCAGCAGTTCGGCTTCTCCGCGCTGGCGCTGCATGGCGACATGGAACAGCGCGACCGCGACGAGGTGCTGGTGCGCTTCGTCAACCGCAGCTGCAATGTGCTGGTCGCCAGCGACGTGGCCGCGCGCGGGCTGGACGTGGAAGACCTGGCGGCGGTGATCAACTACGAACTGCCGACCGACACCGAGACCTACCGTCACCGCATCGGCCGCACCGGGCGCGCCGGCAAGCATGGCCTGGCCCTGAGCCTGGTGGCGCCGCGCGAGACCGCGCGCGCGCAGGCGCTGGAAACCGAGCAGGGCCAGCCGCTGCGCTGGTCGCGCGCGCCGCTGGCCACCGCACGGCCGGCGCAGTTGCCCCAGGCGGCGATGGTCACCCTGCGCATCGACGGCGGCAAGACCGACAAGCTGCGTCCCGGCGACATCCTCGGCGCGCTGACCGGCGATGCCGGGCTGTCCGGCGCGGCGATCGGCAAGATCGCCATCTACCCCACCCGCTCCTACGTCGCCATCGCCCGCGCCCACGCCGGGAAGGCGCTGGCGCAGCTGCAGGCCGGCAAGATCAAGGGCCGCCGCTTCCGGGTCGCCAAGCTGTGA
- a CDS encoding transposase yields the protein MRRYIGIDVSKAELVIHVLPDEQTWTQPNTPQGQRALAQRLAELGCERIVLEASGGYEHAVLQVLREANLPAVRMAADRPRKLAQALGLHAKTDVLDARLLAIAAQHIPTTLTPVVPEHQQSLRELLDLRATLVGQRDVHRRRLEHITSAKVQHRCREVIALLNQQIQTLTQEIEQQGKTCSSLPKVPGLGTILRAVLAARLPELGTLPPRKLAALVGLAPFNHDSGCWKGQRRIKGGRADVRRVLYMATWASIRAKSPLANTYARLRAAGKPAKVAIVACMHKFLRWLNAIVRDHAPYAPPVIAGA from the coding sequence ATGCGACGCTATATCGGGATCGATGTATCCAAGGCCGAACTGGTCATTCATGTACTGCCGGACGAGCAGACCTGGACCCAACCCAATACGCCACAGGGGCAGCGTGCGCTGGCCCAACGCCTGGCCGAGTTGGGCTGCGAGCGGATCGTGCTGGAAGCCAGTGGCGGCTACGAACATGCCGTGCTGCAGGTGCTCCGAGAGGCGAACCTGCCGGCAGTGCGGATGGCCGCCGATCGTCCGCGCAAACTAGCCCAGGCCTTGGGCCTGCATGCCAAGACCGATGTCCTGGACGCGCGCCTGCTGGCCATCGCCGCCCAGCACATCCCGACCACCCTCACGCCCGTGGTGCCTGAGCACCAGCAATCTCTTCGCGAACTGCTGGACCTGCGTGCCACCCTGGTGGGCCAGCGCGATGTCCATCGGCGGCGCCTGGAGCACATCACCAGCGCCAAAGTGCAACACCGCTGCCGAGAGGTGATCGCCCTACTGAACCAGCAGATCCAGACGTTGACGCAGGAGATCGAGCAGCAGGGCAAGACCTGCTCGAGCCTACCCAAGGTGCCTGGGCTCGGCACGATCCTGCGCGCGGTTCTGGCCGCGCGGCTGCCAGAACTAGGCACGCTGCCGCCACGCAAGCTCGCTGCCCTGGTCGGGCTGGCCCCGTTCAATCACGACAGCGGCTGCTGGAAAGGCCAACGCCGCATCAAAGGCGGACGTGCCGACGTGCGGCGCGTGCTGTACATGGCCACCTGGGCCAGCATCCGTGCCAAATCCCCCTTGGCCAACACCTACGCGCGCCTGCGCGCAGCGGGCAAGCCGGCCAAGGTCGCCATCGTCGCCTGTATGCACAAGTTCCTGCGCTGGCTCAACGCCATCGTGCGCGATCACGCACCATATGCTCCTCCTGTCATCGCAGGTGCATGA
- a CDS encoding endonuclease/exonuclease/phosphatase family protein produces the protein MNLRVFQWHRTGWLLLAVAALAHAQALPDAMPTIAAPADSPLTVVTLTLAGDPRAPQDGDDWNARRERIVAALQRLHPDAIALQEVVQTPEIPNQAQWLAARLGYHCHFISPDPPSRPQRRGNALLTRLPVLEEAETLLHPLEDYSVAGLVRVDLHGQPVNLYFTRLHAARDGGASRRGQAEDLMAWIDATAEGVPSLLAGGFFAAARAPELAPLATRFEDGSVRGESTRNRIDVRAPGTAAAADHVFFERGHFRPLHGARLFAPARELPAAGARGLLMALQPLDPTPDPLPPLQ, from the coding sequence ATGAACCTGCGCGTCTTCCAATGGCATCGCACCGGCTGGCTGTTGCTGGCCGTGGCGGCATTGGCACACGCGCAGGCATTACCGGACGCGATGCCGACGATCGCGGCGCCCGCGGACAGCCCGCTCACCGTGGTCACCCTCACGCTGGCCGGCGATCCGCGCGCGCCGCAGGACGGCGACGACTGGAACGCACGCCGCGAGCGCATCGTTGCGGCCCTGCAACGCCTGCATCCCGACGCCATCGCGCTGCAGGAGGTGGTGCAGACGCCGGAGATCCCGAACCAGGCGCAATGGCTGGCCGCGCGCCTGGGCTACCACTGCCATTTCATCAGCCCCGACCCGCCGAGCCGGCCGCAACGCCGCGGCAACGCGCTGCTGACCCGCCTGCCGGTGCTGGAGGAAGCCGAGACTCTGCTGCATCCGCTGGAGGACTACAGCGTGGCCGGCCTGGTACGGGTGGATCTGCACGGACAGCCGGTGAACCTGTACTTCACCCGCCTGCATGCCGCGCGCGACGGTGGCGCCAGCCGCCGCGGACAGGCCGAGGACCTGATGGCATGGATCGACGCCACCGCCGAGGGTGTGCCTTCGCTGCTGGCGGGCGGCTTCTTCGCCGCGGCGCGTGCGCCCGAGTTGGCGCCGTTGGCGACGCGTTTCGAGGACGGCAGCGTGCGCGGCGAATCGACGCGCAACCGGATCGACGTGCGTGCGCCCGGCACCGCGGCCGCGGCCGACCATGTATTCTTCGAACGCGGCCACTTCCGCCCGCTGCACGGCGCACGCCTGTTCGCACCGGCGCGGGAACTGCCCGCGGCGGGCGCACGCGGCCTGCTGATGGCATTGCAACCGCTCGACCCGACGCCGGATCCGCTTCCGCCGTTGCAGTAG
- a CDS encoding barstar family protein, translated as MSGFPFALNLAEPAASGVYRVANRDLDSVAALARDAGLRLCRIDLHGCTGKAMLLMRLAAQLDFPPGFGRNWDALTDGLRDLSWLPSPRGYALLLEDAAQLQAVAQPAFDVLLEILDDVAREWAQDGVSFVAFVGGSEEPEAPAEQD; from the coding sequence ATGAGCGGCTTCCCGTTCGCGCTGAATCTCGCCGAGCCGGCCGCCTCCGGCGTCTACCGCGTCGCCAACCGCGACCTGGACAGCGTCGCCGCCCTGGCCCGCGACGCCGGCCTGCGGCTGTGCCGGATCGACCTGCACGGCTGCACCGGCAAGGCCATGCTGCTGATGCGCCTGGCCGCGCAACTGGACTTCCCGCCCGGCTTCGGCCGCAACTGGGACGCGCTCACCGACGGCCTGCGCGACCTGTCCTGGCTGCCCTCGCCGCGCGGCTATGCGCTGCTGCTGGAGGACGCCGCGCAGTTGCAGGCGGTGGCGCAGCCAGCCTTCGACGTGTTGCTGGAAATCCTCGACGACGTCGCCCGCGAGTGGGCGCAGGACGGCGTCAGCTTCGTCGCGTTCGTGGGCGGCAGCGAGGAACCGGAAGCGCCCGCCGAGCAGGATTGA